The following are encoded together in the Lactuca sativa cultivar Salinas chromosome 1, Lsat_Salinas_v11, whole genome shotgun sequence genome:
- the LOC111902305 gene encoding receptor-like protein EIX1 → MAAPKFIASAIVVLLIRSEFLFSYANDAGKKCTRSELEALLNFREGLVDPEHRLLSWKGNYCCQWHGIGCDNSTGAVNKIDLHNPYPLSYGHDQPGRYGFWNLSGEIRPSLLKLKSLTYFDLSYNTFTENKVPEFIGFLRNLRYLNLSTAGFSGRIPQSIGNLSRLQYLDVSSNFGSLNVQTLEWLTKIRYLKHLKMTNVDLSHVGPNWWEMLNNLTSLTMLHLSSCGLSTLSRVDLPALSDLDLSMNSFDSKFPDWVLNLTRLSSIDLSNCGFYGRVPLSLGELQNLRYLSLAINNKLTASCTQLFKGSWPKIEVLDFASNKLHGKIPAAIGNMTSLTSLDLFDNNVEGGIPGSIGKLCNLKFLSISGNNMTGSLPEVLEGVDTCVSNSPMPNLEKLWLTNNKLVGRLPEWVGQLGNLEELELDYNQLHGSIRTSLGRLQRLTSLGLGRNKFNGTLPESFGQLSELTNFDVSFNDLSGIVSEAHFLKLSKLTILHLSSNSLILHLKDDWIPPFQVRNLDLGSCQVGPFFPNWLKTQKNINFLDLSNASISDSIPFWFWDMTFNLSLLNISLNQIHGQLPSLLDVAPFADVDLSSNLFEGPIPLPSVEVELFYLSFNKFSGVIPYNIGKIMPNLNFLSLASNRLSGEIPSSIGEMVLLEVIDLLNNSLIGSIPPSIGNCLYLKALDLGYNNLSGVIPQSFGNLHFLQSLHLDDNNFSGELPSSLKNLSHLETMDLANNKFSGDIPPWLADHLTALKILSLRSNSFSGRIPTNFPGLSNLQVLDLALNNLSGMIPTNLGNLIAMSKDRIVNQYRFYGVYRGIYYKERLFIYIEGRFLQYTKTLSLVAYMDLSKNSLHGRFPVELTRLIGLVFLNLSRNQIGGSLPENISSLVQLGSLDLSSNKFSGVIPSSVSSLTFLSSLNMSNNNFSGRIPVGGQMTTFGGSSFSGNPNLCGPPLAVNCGSDSSDNRTPLPNDVKAESDDDKWFPLSIGLGFAIGILVPSMIMWIRRPWGDAYFNFVESVVHRIERVKTKTAQITVTYTRRARRPS, encoded by the coding sequence ATGGCAGCACCTAAATTTATAGCTAGTGCAATCGTTGTTCTCTTAATAAGATCAGAATTTCTTTTCTCTTATGCTAATGATGCTGGTAAAAAGTGTACTCGGTCTGAACTAGAAGCACTTCTTAACTTCAGGGAAGGTCTTGTTGATCCCGAACATCGGCTTTTATCATGGAAAGGAAACTATTGTTGTCAGTGGCATGGTATTGGTTGTGATAACTCAACCGGTGCTGTTAACAAGATTGATCTCCACAACCCGTATCCTTTGAGTTATGGCCATGATCAACCCGGAAGGTATGGTTTCTGGAACCTTAGTGGTGAGATTAGACCTTCGTTGCTCAAACTCAAGTCCTTGACTTACTTTGACTTGAGCTACAACACTTTCACGGAAAATAAGGTCCCAGAATTCATTGGTTTCTTGAGAAATCTGAGATACCTAAACCTTTCAACAGCTGGGTTTAGTGGTCGGATTCCTCAAAGTATTGGAAACCTCTCTCGCTTGCAATATCTTGATGTGTCAAGCAACTTCGGTAGTTTGAACGTCCAAACTCTTGAATGGTTGACCAAGATTAGGTATCTGAAGCATCTCAAGATGACTAACGTTGACCTCTCACATGTGGGCCCAAACTGGTGGGAAATGTTGAACAATCTTACGTCACTAACAATGCTTCATCTTTCAAGTTGTGGACTTTCCACTCTTTCACGCGTTGATCTTCCTGCTCTTTCGGATTTAGACCTCTCTATGAATAGCTTTGATTCCAAGTTTCCCGATTGGGTTTTGAACCTCACAAGACTTTCTTCCATAGATTTAAGTAACTGTGGTTTTTATGGAAGAGTTCCACTTAGTCTAGGTGAACTACAAAATTTACGATACCTAAGTTTGGCGATAAATAACAAACTCACAGCTAGCTGCACACAATTGTTTAAGGGAAGCTGGCCAAAGATTGAAGTTCTTGATTTTGCTTCAAACAAGTTACACGGTAAAATTCCAGCTGCCATTGGCAACATGACTTCTCTCACTTCTCTGGATCTATTTGACAATAACGTCGAGGGTGGAATTCCTGGTTCAATTGGAAAACTTTGCAACTTGAAGTTCTTGTCGATTTCAGGAAACAACATGACAGGAAGTTTGCCAGAGGTTCTCGAAGGGGTGGACACGTGTGTATCCAACAGCCCAATGCCTAACCTGGAGAAGCTGTGGTTGACCAACAATAAATTAGTTGGTAGACTTCCCGAATGGGTAGGTCAGTTGGGTAATCTTGAAGAACTGGAATTGGATTATAACCAGCTTCATGGTTCGATTCGGACGTCTTTAGGGAGATTACAAAGACTTACTAGTTTGGGACTTGGAAGGAACAAGTTTAACGGGACTCTTCCAGAGAGTTTTGGTCAGCTGTCTGAGTTGACGAACTTTGATGTCTCTTTCAATGATTTGTCTGGCATTGTTTCCGAAGCCCATTTCTTGAAGCTAAGTAAACTGACAATCTTGCATCTTTCTTCAAATTCCTTGATCTTACATTTGAAAGATGATTGGATCCCACCATTCCAGGTCCGAAATCTTGATCTGGGTTCATGTCAAGTAGGTCCATTTTTTCCAAATTGGCTTAAAACTCAGAAAAATATCAACTTTCTTGATCTCTCCAATGCCAGTATTTCTGATTCAATACCATTTTGGTTTTGGGATATGACCTTTAATCTATCCTTGCTAAATATTTCCCTCAATCAGATACACGGGCAGCTACCATCTTTATTAGACGTTGCTCCATTTGCAGACGTTGATTTGAGCTCGAACCTGTTTGAAGGACCTATTCCTCTTCCAAGTGTTGAAGTCGAATTATTTTATCTTTCCTTCAACAAATTTTCTGGTGTTATCCCATACAACATCGGAAAAATCATGCCAAATCTCAACTTCCTCTCCCTTGCAAGTAACCGTTTATCAGGAGAAATCCCATCGTCGATAGGAGAAATGGTGTTACTTGAAGTCATTGATCTGTTGAATAATTCGTTGATTGGATCCATCCCTCCAAGTATTGGGAATTGCTTATATCTTAAAGCCTTAGACCTTGGATACAATAATTTGTCTGGAGTAATTCCCCAATCTTTTGGCAACTTACACTTCCTTCAGTCACTGCACTTAGACGACAATAACTTTTCAGGAGAGCTTCCTTCATCGCTTAAAAACTTATCCCACCTGGAGACAATGGATCTAGCAAACAACAAGTTTTCCGGAGATATCCCACCATGGTTAGCTGATCATCTTACAGCTCTTAAAATTCTAAGCTTGAGATCAAATTCTTTTTCAGGAAGAATCCCTACAAATTTCCCGGGTTTATCGAATCTTCAAGTCCTTGATCTTGCCTTAAACAATCTGAGTGGCATGATCCCGACAAACTTGGGGAATCTCATAGCCATGTCTAAAGATCGAATTGTGAATCAGTATCGGTTTTATGGTGTTTACCGTGGAATATACTACAAAGAAAGGCTGTTCATATATATAGAAGGCAGGTTTCTTCAGTACACCAAAACTCTTTCCTTGGTAGCTTACATGGATCTATCAAAAAACAGCCTTCATGGTCGTTTCCCCGTTGAGTTAACAAGGTTGATTGGTCTAGTGTTTTTGAATCTGTCAAGAAACCAAATCGGTGGTTCCTTGCCGGAAAACATCTCCAGTTTAGTTCAGTTGGGCTCACTTGATCTTTCAAGCAACAAGTTTTCAGGTGTCATTCCTTCAAGCGTGTCATCGTTAACATTCTTGAGTAGTCTGAACATGTCCAATAATAACTTTTCAGGCAGGATCCCTGTTGGAGGACAGATGACAACCTTTGGAGGATCTTCATTTTCCGGAAATCCAAATCTTTGTGGACCTCCTCTTGCTGTTAACTGTGGAAGTGACAGCTCTGACAACAGGACACCTCTTCCAAATGATGTCAAAGCTGAATCTGATGACGATAAGTGGTTTCCTTTGAGCATTGGACTGGGATTTGCCATTGGCATTTTGGTTCCCTCGATGATCATGTGGATTAGAAGACCTTGGGGTGACGCCTACTTTAATTTTGTTGAAAGTGTGGTTCATAGGATCGAGCGTGTTAAAACAAAAACTGCACAAATCACAGTCACGTACACACGAAGAGCCCGTCGCCCTTCTTAG